A genomic segment from Glycine soja cultivar W05 chromosome 18, ASM419377v2, whole genome shotgun sequence encodes:
- the LOC114394788 gene encoding cellulose synthase A catalytic subunit 1 [UDP-forming]-like isoform X1: MERSGGMVTGSHERNELVRVRHGSDSGSKPLKNLNGQICQICGDTIGLTATGDLFVACHECGFPLCHSCYEYELKNVSQSCPQCKTTFTSRQEGAEVEGDDDDEDDADDLDNGINYGQGNNSKSGMLWEEDADLSSSSGHDSHIPNPHLVNGQPMSGEFPCATSDAQSMQTTSDPMGQSEKVHSLPYADPKQPGPESDEEIRRVPEIGGESAGTSASRPDAGSNAGTERAQGTGDSQKKRGRSPADKESKRLKRLLRNRVSAQQARERKKAYLIDLETRVKDLEKKNSELKERLSTLQNENQMLRQILKNTTASRRGSNSGTNNAE; encoded by the exons TCTAAAcccttgaagaatttaaatGGTCAGATTTGTCAAATATGTGGTGACACCATTGGATTAACGGCTACTGGTGACCTCTTTGTTGCTTGTCATGAGTGTGGCTTCCCACTTTGTCATTCTTGTTACGAGTATGAGCTGAAAAATGTGAGCCAATCTTGTCCCCAGTGCAAGACTACATTCACAAGTCGCCAAG AGGGTGCTGAAGTGGAGGGAGATGATGATGACGAAGACGATGCTGATGATCTAGATAATGGGATCAACTATGGCCAAGGAAACAATTCCAAGTCGGGGATGCTGTGGGAAGAAGATGCTGACCTCTCTTCATCTTCTGGACATGATTCTCATATACCAAACCCCCATCTAGTAAACGGGCAACCG ATGTCTGGTGAGTTTCCATGTGCTACTTCTGATGCTCAATCTATGCAAACTACATCAGATCCTATGGGTCAATCCGAAAAGGTTCACTCACTTCCATATGCTGATCCAAAGCAACCAG GTCCTGAGAGTGATGAAGAGATAAGAAGAGTGCCGGAGATTGGAGGTGAAAGCGCTGGAACTTCAGCCTCTCGGCCAGATGCCGGTTCAAATGCTGGTACAGAACGTGCTCAGGGGACAGGGGACAGCCAGAAGAAGAGAGGGAGAAGCCCAGCTGATAAAGAAAGCAAGCGGCTAaagag GCTACTGAGGAATAGAGTTTCGGCTCAGCAAGCAAGGGAGAGGAAGAAGGCatatttgattgatttggaAACAAGAGTCAAAGACTTAGAGAAGAAGAACTCAGAGCTCAAAGAAAGACTTTCCACTTTGCAGAATGAAAACCAAATGCTTAGACAA ATATTGAAGAACACAACAGCAAGCAGGAGAGGGAGCAATAGTGGTACCAATAATGCTGAGTAA
- the LOC114396764 gene encoding serine--glyoxylate aminotransferase-like — MDYFNAPGRNHLFVPGPVNIPDQIIRAMNRNNEDYRSPAIPAMTKTLLEDVKKIFKTITGIPFLIPTTGTGAWESALTNTLSPGDRIVSFLIGQFSLLWIDQQQRLKFNVDVVESEWGQGAKLDVLESKIASDTSHTIKAICIVHNETATGVTNDLAKVRQILDSYRHPALLIVDGVSSICALDFRMDEWGVDVAITGSQKALSLPTGIGIVVAGPRAIEASKHAKSLRVFFDWKDYLKFYQLGTYWPYTPSIHLLYGLRAALDLIFEEGLENVIARHSRLGKATRLAVEAWGLKNCTQKEEWYSDTVTAVLVPAYIDSTEIVRRAWKRYNLSLGLGLNKVAGKVFRIGHLGNLNELQLLGCLAGVEMILKDVGYPVKLGSGVAAASAYLQDTIPMIPSRI, encoded by the exons ATGGATTATTTCAATGCACCAGGAAGAAACCATCTCTTTGTTCCGGGGCCGGTTAACATCCCGGACCAGATCATTCGGGCCATGAACAGAAACAATGAGGACTACCGTTCTCCAGCAATTCCAGCTATGACCAAAACACTGCTTGAGGATGTCAAGAAGATTTTCAAGACCATAACTGGAATCCCATTTCTCATCCCTACAACTG GTACTGGTGCTTGGGAGAGTGCTCTCACAAACACACTGTCTCCTGGGGATCGAATTGTATCTTTCCTGATTGGCCAATTCAGCTTGCTTTGGATTGATCAGCAGCAACGCCTGAAATTCAATGTTGATGTTGTAGAGAGTGAATGGGGCCAGGGTGCTAAGCTTGATGTTCTGGAATCAAAGATTGCTTCAGATACTTCACACACTATTAAGGCAATTTGCATTGTCCACAATGAGACTGCAACTGGGGTCACCAATGACTTGGCCAAAGTGAGACAAATTCTCG ATTCCTACCGGCATCCAGCCCTCCTTATTGTTGATGGAGTGTCTTCTATTTGTGCTCTTGATTTCCGCATGGATGAATGGGGAGTTGATGTGGCAATAACTGGCTCTCAGAAGGCCCTTTCCCTTCCCACTGGGATAGGTATTGTGGTTGCAGGCCCTAGAGCTATTGAGGCCTCAAAACATGCTAAATCACTTCGAGTTTTCTTTGACTGGAAAGACTACCTGAAATTCTACCAGCTAGGAACGTATTGGCCATACACTCCTTCCATACATTTGCTGTATGGTCTGAGAGCTGCTCTTGATCTGATTTTTGAGGAAGGACTTGAAAATGTGATTGCAAGACACAGTCGTTTAGGCAAAGCAACCAG ACTTGCTGTAGAGGCATGGGGTTTGAAGAATTGCACCCAAAAGGAAGAGTGGTACAGTGACACTGTGACTGCTGTTCTTGTTCCTGCTTACATTGATAGTACTGAAATAGTTAGAAGGGCATGGAAGAGATACAATTTGAGCTTAGGTCTTGGACTGAACAAAGTTGCTGGGAAGGTTTTCAGAATTGGACATCTTGGCAACTTGAATGAG TTGCAACTGTTGGGATGTCTAGCTGGTGTGGAGATGATACTGAAAGATGTGGGCTATCCTGTAAAGCTTGGAAGTGGAGTTGCTGCTGCCAGTGCATACTTACAGGACACTATTCCTATGATCCCTTCCAGGATTTGA
- the LOC114394788 gene encoding cellulose synthase A catalytic subunit 1 [UDP-forming]-like isoform X2, with protein MERSGGMVTGSHERNELVRVRHGSDSGICQICGDTIGLTATGDLFVACHECGFPLCHSCYEYELKNVSQSCPQCKTTFTSRQEGAEVEGDDDDEDDADDLDNGINYGQGNNSKSGMLWEEDADLSSSSGHDSHIPNPHLVNGQPMSGEFPCATSDAQSMQTTSDPMGQSEKVHSLPYADPKQPGPESDEEIRRVPEIGGESAGTSASRPDAGSNAGTERAQGTGDSQKKRGRSPADKESKRLKRLLRNRVSAQQARERKKAYLIDLETRVKDLEKKNSELKERLSTLQNENQMLRQILKNTTASRRGSNSGTNNAE; from the exons ATTTGTCAAATATGTGGTGACACCATTGGATTAACGGCTACTGGTGACCTCTTTGTTGCTTGTCATGAGTGTGGCTTCCCACTTTGTCATTCTTGTTACGAGTATGAGCTGAAAAATGTGAGCCAATCTTGTCCCCAGTGCAAGACTACATTCACAAGTCGCCAAG AGGGTGCTGAAGTGGAGGGAGATGATGATGACGAAGACGATGCTGATGATCTAGATAATGGGATCAACTATGGCCAAGGAAACAATTCCAAGTCGGGGATGCTGTGGGAAGAAGATGCTGACCTCTCTTCATCTTCTGGACATGATTCTCATATACCAAACCCCCATCTAGTAAACGGGCAACCG ATGTCTGGTGAGTTTCCATGTGCTACTTCTGATGCTCAATCTATGCAAACTACATCAGATCCTATGGGTCAATCCGAAAAGGTTCACTCACTTCCATATGCTGATCCAAAGCAACCAG GTCCTGAGAGTGATGAAGAGATAAGAAGAGTGCCGGAGATTGGAGGTGAAAGCGCTGGAACTTCAGCCTCTCGGCCAGATGCCGGTTCAAATGCTGGTACAGAACGTGCTCAGGGGACAGGGGACAGCCAGAAGAAGAGAGGGAGAAGCCCAGCTGATAAAGAAAGCAAGCGGCTAaagag GCTACTGAGGAATAGAGTTTCGGCTCAGCAAGCAAGGGAGAGGAAGAAGGCatatttgattgatttggaAACAAGAGTCAAAGACTTAGAGAAGAAGAACTCAGAGCTCAAAGAAAGACTTTCCACTTTGCAGAATGAAAACCAAATGCTTAGACAA ATATTGAAGAACACAACAGCAAGCAGGAGAGGGAGCAATAGTGGTACCAATAATGCTGAGTAA